Proteins encoded together in one uncultured Desulfosarcina sp. window:
- a CDS encoding YihY/virulence factor BrkB family protein, translated as MEQTKTGLNRLVAFFTTTLWQAERKDYSALKWLLIRLVRTMVLSVRGFTRNQGALRASALTFFTLLSVVPVAAMAFGIAKGFGFERKLQQQLLEQFAAQQEVVQKIIGFAQNMLENTKGGMIAGIGIVVLIWSVIKVLSNIENSFNHIWNVRSRPFIRKLSDYVTIMLICPVLVIMSSSVTVFITHQVTAMSGRFEMVEVAGTAISVGLKLLPYALIWILFTLVYVIMPNTRVRFDGALLAGFIAGSAYQIVQGAYIYFQFLVAKYNAIYGSFAALPLFLLWLQISWTIVLVGAEISHAYQNADHMDGSDGGRKMSVARTRLLALAICRQVVQLFHQGRPARTADQIADSLALAPALVDSLSDLLVQGNILVRVEAEANGDHALQPARDIGSLTVNDVVTALDDVGQDNGPLPRLPEMETLSSTLTKFRSVSEDSDANRLIKDL; from the coding sequence ATGGAACAAACCAAAACAGGATTGAACCGGCTGGTGGCCTTTTTCACAACGACCCTCTGGCAGGCGGAGCGCAAGGATTATTCGGCCCTCAAGTGGCTGCTGATCCGGCTGGTGCGTACCATGGTTCTTTCGGTTCGGGGATTTACACGAAATCAGGGGGCCCTGCGCGCTTCGGCCCTGACCTTTTTCACCCTGCTCTCGGTCGTTCCTGTCGCCGCCATGGCTTTCGGCATCGCCAAGGGCTTCGGGTTCGAAAGAAAGCTTCAGCAGCAATTGCTGGAGCAGTTTGCCGCCCAGCAGGAGGTGGTCCAGAAAATCATCGGTTTTGCCCAGAACATGCTGGAAAACACCAAAGGCGGAATGATCGCCGGCATCGGCATCGTGGTGCTGATCTGGTCCGTCATCAAGGTGCTGAGCAATATCGAAAATTCGTTCAACCACATCTGGAACGTCCGTTCGCGCCCGTTTATCCGCAAACTGAGCGACTATGTCACCATCATGCTGATCTGCCCGGTGCTGGTGATCATGTCCAGCAGCGTTACCGTTTTCATCACCCATCAGGTGACGGCCATGTCCGGCCGCTTCGAAATGGTAGAGGTGGCGGGCACGGCCATTTCCGTGGGCCTCAAACTGCTGCCCTACGCCCTTATCTGGATTCTGTTCACCCTGGTCTATGTCATCATGCCCAATACCCGGGTGCGGTTCGACGGTGCGCTTCTGGCCGGCTTCATCGCCGGCAGCGCCTACCAGATCGTTCAGGGGGCCTACATTTATTTTCAGTTCCTGGTAGCCAAATACAACGCCATCTACGGGAGCTTTGCCGCCCTGCCTTTGTTCCTGCTGTGGCTGCAGATCAGCTGGACCATCGTCCTGGTGGGTGCGGAAATTTCCCACGCCTACCAGAACGCCGATCATATGGACGGCTCCGACGGCGGTCGAAAAATGAGCGTCGCCCGGACCCGGCTTTTGGCCCTGGCCATCTGCCGCCAGGTCGTACAATTGTTTCACCAAGGCCGGCCGGCCCGGACCGCCGATCAGATCGCCGATTCGCTGGCCCTTGCTCCGGCCCTGGTGGACAGCCTGTCCGATCTTCTGGTACAAGGAAACATTCTGGTGCGCGTCGAAGCCGAAGCCAACGGGGACCATGCGTTGCAGCCGGCCCGGGATATCGGCAGCCTCACCGTCAACGATGTGGTCACCGCCCTGGACGACGTGGGGCAGGACAACGGGCCGCTGCCCCGCCTGCCGGAAATGGAAACATTATCATCGACCCTGACGAAGTTCAGGTCCGTGTCGGAAGATTCCGACGCCAACCGCTTGATTAAAGACCTGTGA
- the ettA gene encoding energy-dependent translational throttle protein EttA, with product MSTDPNKIIYSMIRVSKFYDKKPVIKDISLSYFYGAKIGVLGLNGSGKSTLLKIMAGVDAEFNGETILSKGYTIGYLEQEPLVDETKTVREIVQEGVQETVDLMEEFNRINERFAEPMSDDEMDKLIQRQGEVQDKLDALDAWDLDARLEMAMDALRCPPADTPVNVVSGGERRRVALCRLLLKKPDILLLDEPTNHLDAESVAWLEQHLQQYAGTIIAVTHDRYFLDNVAGWILELDRGHGIPWKGNYSSWLEQKQNRLAKEEKSESERRKTLQRELEWIRMAPKGRRAKSKARISAYEQLLGQESERLAKELEIYIAPGPRLGNVVIEAEGVSKAYGEKLLVEDMTFRLPPGGIVGVIGPNGAGKTTLFRMITGQEQPDKGAIDTGETVCIAYVDQSRDVLDPEKNIWEMISDGSDTIQLGDRQVNSRAYVARFNFSGSDQQKKVGVLSGGERNRVHLARMLKSGANVLLLDEPTNDLDVNTMRALEEALENFGGCAVVISHDRWFLDRIATHMLAFEGDSRVVWFEGNYSDYEKDRKQRLGTAADQPHRIKYRQLTR from the coding sequence ATGAGCACCGATCCCAACAAAATAATCTATTCCATGATCCGTGTCAGCAAGTTTTATGACAAGAAACCGGTCATCAAGGATATCTCCCTGAGCTACTTCTACGGCGCGAAAATCGGCGTGCTGGGGCTCAACGGAAGCGGGAAAAGCACCCTGCTGAAAATCATGGCCGGCGTGGACGCCGAGTTCAACGGCGAAACCATTCTGTCCAAGGGATATACCATCGGCTATCTGGAACAGGAACCGCTGGTGGACGAAACCAAGACCGTCCGTGAAATCGTTCAGGAAGGCGTTCAGGAAACCGTGGACCTGATGGAGGAGTTCAATCGCATCAACGAGCGGTTCGCCGAGCCCATGTCCGACGACGAGATGGACAAGCTGATCCAGCGCCAGGGCGAGGTCCAGGACAAACTCGACGCCCTGGATGCCTGGGATCTGGACGCCCGCCTGGAAATGGCCATGGACGCTCTGCGCTGTCCGCCGGCCGATACGCCGGTCAACGTGGTCTCCGGCGGCGAGCGGCGCCGGGTGGCCCTGTGCCGCCTGCTGCTGAAAAAACCGGACATCCTTTTGCTGGACGAACCCACCAACCATCTGGACGCCGAATCGGTGGCCTGGCTGGAGCAGCATCTGCAACAGTATGCCGGCACCATCATCGCCGTTACCCACGACCGCTATTTCCTCGACAACGTGGCCGGCTGGATTCTGGAACTGGACCGGGGCCACGGCATTCCCTGGAAAGGCAACTACAGTTCCTGGCTGGAGCAGAAACAAAACCGGCTGGCCAAGGAAGAGAAATCCGAATCCGAGCGCCGGAAAACCCTTCAGCGGGAACTGGAGTGGATCCGCATGGCGCCCAAGGGACGCCGGGCCAAGTCCAAGGCGCGCATTTCGGCCTACGAGCAATTGCTGGGGCAGGAGAGTGAGCGGCTGGCCAAAGAACTGGAAATCTACATCGCCCCCGGTCCCCGGCTGGGAAATGTCGTCATCGAAGCCGAAGGGGTGTCCAAGGCTTACGGGGAGAAGCTGCTGGTGGAAGACATGACCTTTCGGTTGCCCCCCGGCGGCATCGTGGGTGTCATCGGGCCGAACGGCGCCGGAAAAACAACGTTATTTCGAATGATTACCGGGCAGGAGCAACCGGACAAGGGGGCTATCGATACCGGTGAAACAGTCTGTATAGCCTACGTGGACCAGAGCCGGGATGTGCTTGACCCGGAAAAAAATATCTGGGAAATGATTTCCGACGGCAGCGACACCATCCAATTGGGCGACCGCCAGGTCAACTCCCGGGCTTACGTGGCCCGCTTCAATTTCTCCGGCAGCGACCAGCAGAAGAAGGTCGGCGTGCTTTCCGGCGGCGAACGCAACCGGGTGCATCTGGCCCGCATGCTCAAATCCGGCGCCAATGTGCTGCTGCTGGACGAACCGACCAACGATCTGGACGTCAACACCATGCGCGCCCTGGAAGAGGCCCTGGAGAATTTCGGCGGCTGCGCCGTGGTGATCAGCCACGACCGCTGGTTTCTGGACCGCATTGCCACCCACATGTTGGCCTTCGAAGGCGACAGCCGGGTGGTCTGGTTCGAGGGCAACTACTCCGACTACGAAAAAGACCGCAAGCAGCGGCTGGGCACCGCCGCCGACCAGCCGCATCGGATCAAATACCGGCAGTTGACCCGATAG
- a CDS encoding 3-deoxy-7-phosphoheptulonate synthase — MQKTYDIRVAKFEPLISPAQLKEALPLTEASYRTVVDGRKAIADILDGKDSRMLVITGPCSIHDEAAAMDYARRLGELSARVAETMLLVMRVYFEKPRTNVGWKGLINDPRLDGSYDINAGLKRARRLLLDITDIGLPTATELLDPIVPQYIAGLVCWAAIGARTTESQTHREMASGLSMPVGFKNCTDGELSTAVNAMIAAGSPQHFLGIDPDGKSCSVVTTGNPHAHLVLRGGSRPNYDSVSIGEARAILEAKGVVRAIVVDCSHGNSRKEHALQASVWQDVINQRLDGNDAIIGMMLESNLAAGNQKNTGDLQTLQYGVSITDACIDWETTERLILSAHDQLADMRASDGNNYSGRYKVA; from the coding sequence ATGCAAAAGACCTATGACATTCGTGTAGCGAAATTCGAACCGCTGATTTCACCTGCTCAACTCAAGGAAGCGCTTCCCCTGACCGAAGCGTCCTACCGCACGGTGGTGGACGGGCGCAAGGCGATTGCCGACATCCTGGACGGCAAGGATTCCCGGATGCTGGTGATTACCGGCCCCTGCTCCATCCACGACGAGGCGGCGGCCATGGATTATGCCCGCCGGCTGGGCGAATTGAGCGCAAGGGTTGCGGAAACCATGCTGCTGGTCATGCGGGTCTATTTTGAAAAACCGCGCACCAATGTCGGCTGGAAGGGCCTGATCAATGATCCCCGGCTGGACGGGAGCTACGATATCAATGCCGGGCTGAAAAGGGCGCGGCGCCTTTTGCTGGACATTACCGACATAGGCCTGCCCACAGCCACGGAACTGCTGGACCCCATCGTTCCCCAATACATTGCCGGACTGGTCTGCTGGGCCGCCATCGGCGCGCGCACCACCGAATCACAGACCCATAGGGAGATGGCCAGCGGCCTTTCCATGCCCGTCGGATTCAAAAACTGTACGGACGGCGAACTGTCCACGGCAGTCAATGCCATGATCGCCGCCGGATCACCCCAGCATTTTCTGGGCATCGATCCCGACGGAAAGTCTTGCAGCGTCGTCACAACCGGCAATCCTCATGCCCATCTGGTGCTGCGCGGCGGATCACGCCCCAACTACGATTCGGTCAGCATCGGCGAGGCACGGGCGATCCTGGAGGCCAAAGGGGTGGTCCGGGCGATTGTAGTCGACTGTTCCCACGGCAATTCCAGAAAAGAACACGCCCTTCAGGCGTCGGTATGGCAGGATGTCATCAACCAGCGCCTGGACGGCAACGACGCCATCATCGGCATGATGCTGGAGAGCAATCTTGCAGCAGGCAATCAGAAGAACACGGGAGATTTGCAGACCCTGCAATACGGAGTGTCCATCACCGATGCCTGCATCGATTGGGAAACGACCGAACGGTTGATTTTATCGGCCCACGATCAGTTGGCCGACATGCGTGCATCCGATGGGAACAATTATTCCGGTCGATATAAAGTCGCCTGA
- a CDS encoding LysE family transporter gives MSLFITLFVTSFIVALSGAVMPGPLLTVTISESPRRGMMTGPLLIVGHAVLELALVLALLMGLAPVLKMKPVFIVIALAGSAVLLWMGVGMLKSLPTMVLTTADDNARGNNLILSGILMSLANPYWSIWWATIGLGYILHSMDAGVMGVVAFFSGHILGDLFWYAAVSAAVWKGRKLLSDRSYRILIGSCALFLIAFSFLFAFSGVRKLIS, from the coding sequence ATGTCCCTGTTTATCACCCTGTTTGTGACCTCCTTTATCGTTGCACTCTCCGGCGCCGTCATGCCCGGACCGCTGCTGACGGTCACCATCAGCGAAAGCCCCCGACGGGGAATGATGACCGGCCCGCTTTTAATCGTCGGCCATGCCGTTTTAGAACTGGCGCTGGTGCTGGCCCTGCTCATGGGTCTGGCACCGGTGCTGAAGATGAAACCGGTCTTTATCGTCATCGCCCTGGCCGGTTCGGCGGTCTTGCTCTGGATGGGCGTCGGCATGCTCAAATCCCTGCCGACCATGGTTCTGACGACAGCCGACGATAACGCCAGGGGCAACAACCTGATTCTGTCCGGCATTTTGATGAGCCTGGCCAATCCTTACTGGAGCATCTGGTGGGCCACCATCGGGTTGGGATACATTCTGCACAGCATGGATGCCGGCGTTATGGGGGTGGTGGCCTTTTTCAGCGGCCACATTCTGGGGGATCTGTTCTGGTATGCCGCCGTCAGCGCGGCGGTCTGGAAAGGCCGCAAACTGCTGTCCGACCGCAGCTACCGCATTCTCATCGGCAGTTGCGCCCTTTTTCTCATCGCCTTTTCATTTCTTTTCGCATTCTCCGGAGTCCGGAAGCTCATCTCCTGA
- a CDS encoding DUF4126 domain-containing protein — protein sequence MEQVNEITNIIALTMGAAWAAGINLYAAIATLGILGVTGNMTLPPDLQILANPLVIGAACLMFAVEFVADKMPGVDTGWDTIHTFIRIPAGALLAAGAVGDINPAVSLAAALLGGTLAAGTHGAKAGSRLLINTSPEPFTNWTASIVEDIMVIGGIWTAVNHPWLFIVMLVLFILLLIWLLPKLWRGIKMLAAKIKQLFTPRQAPPPPIT from the coding sequence ATGGAACAAGTCAACGAAATCACCAACATCATCGCCCTGACCATGGGAGCGGCCTGGGCCGCCGGCATCAACCTTTACGCGGCCATCGCCACCTTGGGCATCCTGGGTGTCACCGGCAACATGACCCTTCCGCCGGATTTACAGATCCTGGCCAACCCGCTGGTCATCGGCGCCGCCTGCCTGATGTTTGCCGTGGAGTTCGTGGCCGACAAGATGCCCGGCGTGGATACGGGTTGGGACACGATTCACACCTTCATCCGCATCCCGGCGGGCGCCCTGCTGGCCGCCGGGGCCGTTGGGGACATCAATCCTGCGGTCAGTCTGGCCGCTGCGCTGCTGGGAGGCACGCTGGCCGCCGGTACCCACGGCGCCAAAGCCGGCTCCCGGCTGCTGATCAACACCTCCCCGGAACCGTTCACCAACTGGACCGCCTCCATCGTGGAAGACATCATGGTCATCGGCGGCATCTGGACGGCGGTAAACCACCCCTGGCTTTTCATCGTCATGCTGGTCCTGTTCATTCTGCTGCTGATCTGGCTGCTCCCCAAACTGTGGCGGGGAATTAAAATGCTGGCCGCTAAAATCAAACAGTTGTTTACTCCCCGGCAGGCACCGCCGCCGCCAATAACCTGA